A section of the Pimelobacter simplex genome encodes:
- a CDS encoding cytochrome c biogenesis protein ResB, giving the protein MSTPSPVRNASSNSDRADWDKAIGGSPSVRDLVVSHRRSRRWPPTSRSPAADPQTPPLHGTLLRGAQQRTTVRPNEPLDVDETKFFLTGNGYAPRVTVRDGRGKVVFTGPVLFLPLDANNSSEGVVKVPDAQPTQLAFEGLFLPTADVGPQGPYSMFPDALDPQLFLTAWTGDLGLEDGVPQSVFALDRDGLTQVQADGKPFAQALEVGETMTLPDGQGSLTFDGVSRFANFQIAYDPGKEVTLAAAIAILIGLTTSLIIRRRRIWVRISPTQSSGFLVETAGHSLTRRLPRHAEISNLVMALGGPTSPAAPADPADKDPHA; this is encoded by the coding sequence ATGTCGACGCCATCGCCGGTGCGGAACGCCTCGAGCAACTCAGACAGGGCAGACTGGGACAAGGCCATCGGTGGTTCTCCTTCAGTGCGTGACTTGGTCGTTTCACACCGAAGATCCCGCCGATGGCCGCCTACTTCACGCAGCCCCGCCGCTGACCCTCAAACCCCACCACTCCACGGGACTCTCCTCAGGGGAGCCCAGCAGCGCACGACCGTACGGCCCAACGAGCCTCTCGACGTCGACGAGACCAAGTTCTTCCTGACCGGCAACGGCTACGCCCCTCGCGTGACCGTTCGCGATGGCCGCGGCAAGGTTGTTTTCACAGGGCCAGTCCTCTTCTTGCCTCTGGACGCCAACAACAGCTCCGAAGGCGTCGTGAAGGTCCCCGACGCCCAGCCGACCCAGCTCGCCTTCGAGGGCCTGTTCCTCCCGACGGCAGACGTGGGCCCCCAGGGGCCTTACTCGATGTTCCCCGACGCTCTCGACCCGCAGCTGTTCCTCACAGCGTGGACCGGTGACCTGGGCCTGGAGGACGGCGTCCCGCAGTCCGTGTTCGCCCTCGACCGCGACGGCCTCACCCAGGTCCAAGCCGACGGCAAGCCCTTCGCCCAAGCGCTCGAGGTGGGCGAGACCATGACCCTGCCCGACGGACAGGGCTCGCTGACCTTCGACGGGGTCTCCCGCTTCGCCAACTTCCAGATCGCCTACGACCCCGGCAAGGAAGTCACCCTCGCCGCCGCGATCGCGATCCTGATCGGCCTCACCACGTCGCTGATCATCCGACGCCGGCGGATCTGGGTACGGATCAGCCCGACGCAATCCTCCGGCTTCCTCGTCGAGACCGCCGGCCACTCACTGACCCGCCGGCTCCCGCGCCACGCAGAGATCAGCAACCTCGTCATGGCCCTTGGCGGGCCAACGTCTCCGGCAGCCCCGGCGGACCCGGCAGACAAGGACCCCCACGCATGA
- a CDS encoding DUF305 domain-containing protein, producing the protein MSGDEDNPTKGAPGFDRDGQAQPSYRRLYAGLAIMAALFLIVAGVFIGSLLPSGGSTAAEKTKPALSTIDVGFLRDMQTHHSQAVEMSVMIRDRTDDEEVRQGALDIELTQQQQIGQMYGLLASWKQSQNNPSPMSWMTTDTGGSSDDDTHSGMSGMSDMSGASDDGAGDNAGAGVMAMPGMASAADLERLASLRGRPAERLFLELMIAHHEGGLPMAKAAEARASEPWVRTLARSIVEAQTSELTALRTMLDARGGPLG; encoded by the coding sequence ATGTCGGGCGACGAAGACAATCCCACCAAGGGCGCCCCGGGCTTCGATAGGGACGGACAAGCCCAGCCCAGCTACCGCCGCCTGTACGCCGGACTCGCGATCATGGCTGCCTTGTTCCTGATCGTGGCCGGAGTGTTCATCGGGAGCTTGCTCCCCAGCGGGGGCTCCACGGCCGCGGAGAAGACGAAGCCTGCCCTGTCGACGATCGACGTCGGCTTCCTGCGCGACATGCAGACCCACCACTCCCAGGCCGTCGAGATGTCGGTAATGATCCGCGACCGCACCGACGACGAGGAAGTCCGCCAGGGTGCGCTGGACATCGAGCTGACGCAACAGCAGCAGATCGGGCAGATGTACGGGCTGCTCGCGAGCTGGAAACAGTCGCAAAACAACCCGAGCCCCATGAGCTGGATGACAACCGACACCGGCGGGAGCAGCGACGACGACACCCACAGCGGCATGTCGGGCATGTCCGATATGTCCGGGGCCTCGGACGACGGTGCCGGCGACAATGCCGGCGCCGGTGTGATGGCGATGCCTGGGATGGCCTCTGCGGCCGACCTGGAGCGCCTCGCCTCCTTGCGCGGCCGTCCGGCCGAGCGGCTGTTCCTGGAGCTGATGATCGCCCACCACGAGGGTGGCCTCCCCATGGCCAAAGCCGCTGAAGCCCGCGCGAGCGAGCCCTGGGTTCGCACCCTGGCGCGGAGCATCGTCGAGGCACAGACCAGCGAGCTCACTGCCCTACGGACCATGCTGGACGCCCGTGGAGGGCCGCTGGGGTGA
- a CDS encoding cytochrome c biogenesis protein ResB, translating to MRTAVILLVLLALAAIPGSLFPQRNVASDPAAVQQYAVRHPDLAPWLDRIGFFDVYASPWFAAIYVLLLVSMTGCVLPRSLRLWRAVRSSPPSAPRNLARLEDHQAWDTDRAPAEVLAAAARYLRRKRFRVVVTDSEVRAERGYLREVGNLTFHLSLLVLLVGIAVGKLVGFEGRVAIAEGGTFANDRSQYDVFTPSAWTDVDGLVVMPSQVVQPGDGCGLPDC from the coding sequence ATGCGCACCGCCGTGATCCTCCTGGTGCTGCTTGCCCTCGCCGCCATCCCCGGGTCGCTGTTCCCACAACGCAATGTCGCTTCCGACCCGGCGGCCGTGCAGCAGTACGCCGTCCGTCATCCCGACCTGGCGCCTTGGCTCGATCGGATCGGCTTCTTCGACGTCTACGCCTCGCCGTGGTTCGCCGCCATCTACGTTCTGCTGCTGGTCTCGATGACCGGTTGTGTCCTGCCGCGGTCGCTGCGGCTGTGGCGCGCCGTTCGTAGCTCGCCGCCCTCCGCGCCCCGCAACCTCGCCCGCCTGGAGGACCATCAGGCGTGGGACACCGACCGGGCGCCAGCCGAGGTCCTCGCGGCCGCGGCACGCTACCTGCGCCGGAAGCGATTCCGGGTCGTCGTCACCGACTCCGAGGTCCGTGCCGAGCGCGGCTACCTCCGCGAAGTCGGCAACCTCACGTTCCACCTGTCCCTGCTGGTGCTCCTCGTCGGCATCGCGGTCGGCAAGCTCGTCGGGTTCGAGGGCAGAGTTGCGATCGCTGAGGGCGGAACCTTCGCCAACGACCGTTCCCAGTACGACGTCTTCACGCCGTCTGCGTGGACTGATGTGGATGGCCTAGTTGTGATGCCCAGCCAGGTTGTCCAACCTGGTGATGGGTGTGGCCTTCCCGATTGCTGA
- a CDS encoding DUF3105 domain-containing protein — MLTVNNPLRHLAASPARKTALAGILFATLTAFTACGSDVIDSAANKKKGSPTNTEQGSDGQTNPDSSILGDVVEYPNLSRNHVQGAVSYPQNPPVGGDHAPVWMNCGTYNAPVEPGTAVHSMEHGAVWITYDPSLASADVDVLEALADRNGFVLVSPVEGMDEPVVATAWGRQLPLGSVDQATLTAFVDTFAQGPQTPELGAPCTGGLG; from the coding sequence GTGCTCACCGTGAACAACCCGCTGCGGCACTTGGCCGCCTCGCCTGCCCGCAAGACCGCTCTCGCAGGGATTCTCTTCGCGACGCTGACCGCCTTCACCGCGTGCGGAAGCGACGTGATCGACTCTGCCGCGAACAAGAAGAAGGGCTCGCCGACCAACACCGAGCAAGGCTCGGACGGACAGACGAATCCCGACAGCTCGATCCTGGGCGACGTCGTCGAGTACCCCAATCTCAGCCGCAACCACGTCCAAGGAGCGGTGAGCTATCCACAGAACCCACCGGTGGGCGGTGACCACGCGCCCGTGTGGATGAACTGCGGAACCTACAACGCCCCGGTGGAGCCGGGCACGGCGGTGCACTCCATGGAGCACGGCGCGGTCTGGATCACCTACGACCCCAGCCTCGCGTCGGCCGACGTCGACGTGCTGGAGGCCTTGGCGGACCGCAACGGGTTCGTCCTCGTCTCGCCCGTCGAAGGCATGGACGAACCCGTCGTAGCGACCGCATGGGGGCGCCAGCTCCCGCTGGGCAGCGTTGATCAAGCCACGCTGACGGCATTCGTCGACACCTTCGCGCAGGGTCCGCAGACACCCGAGCTCGGCGCACCCTGCACCGGGGGCCTCGGCTGA
- a CDS encoding IS256 family transposase: MALSQSALSELLEAFRTGDGVDMIRESVRTVLQELVEFEAAGAIGAERYERTEDRVTERNGTRPKLLATKAGDVELRIPKLRKGSFFPSILEPRRRIDQALYAVVMEAYVHGISTRSVDDLVVALGADSGISKSEVSRICEQLDESVGAFRTRPLDHTPFPYVYLDATYLHVRNKPGKGGQVVSMAVVVATGIAADGSREVLGLDVGDSEDETFWRSFLLSLKQRGLSGVQLVISDQHSGLVKALKRSFQGSAHQRCRVHFARNLLAHVPKSHADMVAAVFRTIFAQPDPEAVAAAWDEVRDQLAKSFPKVAPLMDEAKAEVLAFTAFPKAHWRKIWSTNPLERVNKEIKRRSRVVGIFPNAAAVIRLVGAVLIDMHDEWIAGDRRYLSEESMALLNDPMDTGDHAAIDSGE; encoded by the coding sequence ATGGCCTTGTCCCAGTCTGCCCTGTCTGAGTTGCTCGAGGCGTTCCGCACCGGCGATGGCGTCGACATGATCCGCGAGTCGGTCCGCACTGTGCTCCAAGAGCTCGTCGAGTTCGAAGCTGCGGGCGCGATCGGCGCCGAGCGCTACGAGCGCACCGAGGACCGCGTCACCGAACGCAACGGCACCCGTCCCAAGCTGCTGGCTACCAAGGCCGGCGACGTCGAGCTGCGGATCCCCAAGCTCCGCAAGGGATCGTTCTTCCCTTCGATCCTGGAGCCGCGGCGCCGGATCGACCAAGCGCTGTACGCGGTGGTGATGGAGGCCTACGTCCACGGCATCTCGACCAGGAGCGTGGACGACCTGGTCGTCGCCCTCGGCGCCGACTCCGGGATCAGCAAGTCCGAGGTCTCCCGGATCTGTGAGCAGCTCGATGAGTCGGTCGGCGCGTTCCGCACCCGGCCGCTGGACCACACGCCCTTCCCGTACGTCTACCTCGACGCGACCTACCTCCACGTCCGGAACAAGCCCGGCAAGGGCGGCCAGGTCGTATCCATGGCGGTCGTGGTCGCCACCGGGATCGCCGCCGACGGCAGCAGGGAGGTCCTCGGACTCGACGTCGGCGACAGCGAGGACGAGACGTTCTGGCGAAGCTTCCTGCTCAGCCTCAAGCAGCGCGGCCTGTCCGGAGTGCAGCTGGTCATCAGCGATCAGCACTCCGGGCTCGTGAAGGCGTTGAAGCGGTCCTTCCAAGGCTCCGCGCACCAGCGCTGCCGGGTCCACTTCGCCCGCAACCTGCTCGCGCACGTGCCCAAGAGCCACGCCGACATGGTCGCCGCGGTGTTCCGCACGATCTTCGCCCAGCCCGATCCCGAGGCCGTCGCCGCCGCGTGGGACGAGGTCCGCGACCAGCTCGCCAAGTCGTTCCCCAAGGTCGCTCCGCTGATGGACGAGGCCAAGGCCGAGGTCCTCGCGTTCACCGCGTTCCCCAAGGCCCACTGGCGCAAGATCTGGTCCACCAACCCGCTCGAGCGGGTCAACAAGGAGATCAAGCGCCGCAGCCGAGTGGTCGGGATCTTCCCGAACGCGGCCGCCGTGATCAGACTGGTCGGCGCGGTCCTCATCGACATGCACGACGAGTGGATCGCCGGCGATCGCCGCTACCTCTCAGAGGAGTCCATGGCGCTGCTCAACGACCCGATGGATACTGGTGACCACGCCGCCATCGACAGCGGCGAGTAG
- a CDS encoding copper resistance CopC family protein, translated as MATLVFGALATFLLLVASASPATAHSELASSNPAQDQVLDQMPTQLQLTFNQNIAPEFAAVTLTPVSGGQPTSVDVTVKGPKVTAAVPADLQTSDADRWRIAYRVTSADGHPIDGTVDFKVRAAAPDPSATSEPSPGPSSTSSSSASSGPGTTGETDQAPESSSTQTPSQPSSDDSSAPTADPGLSRSAGGGSQTLATILIGLIAAMGVTAVLVWLTRRKEEE; from the coding sequence GTGGCCACTCTCGTTTTCGGTGCCCTGGCCACCTTCCTGCTGCTCGTCGCCAGCGCGTCACCAGCGACAGCACACAGCGAGCTCGCCTCCTCGAACCCGGCTCAGGACCAGGTGCTCGATCAGATGCCGACGCAGCTCCAGCTGACCTTCAACCAGAACATCGCCCCGGAGTTCGCCGCAGTCACCCTCACCCCCGTCTCGGGTGGCCAGCCGACTTCGGTCGATGTCACCGTGAAGGGCCCCAAGGTGACTGCCGCCGTGCCCGCGGATCTTCAGACCAGCGACGCGGACCGCTGGCGGATCGCATATCGGGTCACCTCAGCCGATGGTCACCCGATCGACGGAACCGTCGACTTCAAGGTCCGCGCCGCTGCACCGGATCCGTCTGCCACGTCCGAACCGTCCCCGGGGCCCTCTTCGACGTCATCGTCGTCAGCCTCATCAGGGCCGGGTACGACCGGCGAGACCGATCAGGCACCTGAGTCCTCCTCTACCCAGACTCCGAGTCAGCCCTCGTCGGACGACAGCTCTGCCCCTACTGCTGACCCCGGGCTGTCTCGTTCCGCCGGCGGCGGCAGCCAGACGCTCGCCACGATCCTGATCGGCCTGATCGCCGCGATGGGCGTCACTGCGGTGCTTGTCTGGCTGACCCGCCGGAAAGAAGAGGAATGA
- a CDS encoding TlpA family protein disulfide reductase, with product MRGSTGRRATLLIVLAVITAVVASGCGANTDGSPTATRPVVEQIAEADRTMVEPFSGRLLDGNDFDSSDLLGAVVVYNVWGSWCAPCRTEAPELAQVAADTADDGIRFVGINVRDNDAAARAFEDRYDLAYPSLTTDTSSAALLAFGPALPPSAVPSTMVVDADGRLAARVIGPVDASTLRALIADATQSTRSTQPTRSTQPTRSTQPTQPASGTATP from the coding sequence GTGAGAGGAAGCACCGGCCGGCGGGCGACTCTCCTCATTGTCCTCGCTGTCATCACTGCCGTCGTTGCCTCAGGCTGTGGAGCGAACACCGACGGATCCCCGACCGCGACCCGACCCGTCGTCGAACAGATCGCCGAGGCTGACCGAACCATGGTCGAACCGTTCTCCGGTCGCCTGCTCGACGGCAATGACTTCGACAGCAGCGACCTCCTCGGGGCGGTTGTCGTCTACAACGTGTGGGGATCGTGGTGCGCACCTTGCCGCACCGAAGCACCCGAACTCGCCCAGGTCGCAGCCGACACCGCCGACGATGGGATCCGTTTCGTCGGGATCAACGTGCGTGACAACGACGCCGCCGCAAGGGCATTCGAGGACCGCTACGACCTCGCCTACCCGAGCCTGACCACCGACACCTCGAGCGCGGCGCTGCTCGCCTTCGGGCCCGCCCTCCCTCCAAGTGCGGTGCCCAGCACCATGGTCGTCGACGCCGATGGCCGACTGGCCGCCCGCGTCATCGGACCTGTCGACGCCTCAACGCTGCGCGCCCTCATCGCCGACGCGACCCAGTCGACCCGGTCAACACAGCCGACCCGGTCAACACAGCCGACCCGGTCAACACAGCCGACCCAGCCAGCCAGCGGGACGGCGACACCATGA
- the ccsB gene encoding c-type cytochrome biogenesis protein CcsB, translating into MTNQTLAQLSNSLVYAAIAVYALAMLSYSAEAARRTATGAATPTERTRLVGAIGTSLTVLAFALTVGGTISRGFAAGRVPWGNMYEFVLVCSVAAGAAYLAFLARLPVRAFGVWIVGLILLALGLAVTVLYTPAGALVPVLDSYWLVIHVAAAITGGGVFTVGAVATALFLVRTRLERRATADPIGNSDASGSPRRGYAASLPSASTLEQVAHAAHMFAFPIWTFAVIAGAIWAENSWGRYWGWDPKETWAFITWVLYAAHLHAQATAGWRGTRAAWFALAGYAAFLFNFFGVNLWITGLHSYAGV; encoded by the coding sequence ATGACCAACCAGACGCTCGCACAGCTCTCCAACAGCCTCGTGTACGCAGCCATCGCCGTCTACGCGCTCGCGATGCTGTCCTACTCGGCCGAAGCCGCCCGGCGGACCGCGACCGGCGCAGCGACACCCACCGAACGCACGCGCCTCGTCGGAGCCATCGGCACCTCCTTGACCGTGCTCGCCTTCGCCCTCACCGTCGGCGGCACCATCAGCCGCGGGTTCGCTGCCGGACGCGTGCCGTGGGGCAACATGTACGAGTTCGTCCTGGTGTGCTCGGTCGCGGCCGGAGCGGCCTACCTCGCGTTTCTCGCCAGGCTGCCGGTGCGGGCCTTCGGAGTGTGGATCGTCGGCCTGATCCTCCTGGCACTCGGGCTCGCGGTGACCGTGCTCTACACGCCGGCCGGGGCGCTCGTCCCCGTCCTGGACTCCTACTGGCTCGTCATCCATGTCGCCGCCGCAATCACGGGTGGGGGAGTGTTCACCGTGGGCGCCGTCGCCACCGCCTTGTTCCTCGTCCGGACCCGCCTCGAGCGACGCGCCACCGCCGACCCCATTGGCAACTCGGACGCTTCGGGCAGCCCGCGTCGCGGCTACGCCGCCAGCCTTCCGTCGGCCTCAACCCTCGAACAGGTCGCGCACGCCGCGCACATGTTCGCGTTCCCGATCTGGACCTTCGCCGTGATCGCCGGCGCCATCTGGGCCGAGAACTCCTGGGGCCGCTACTGGGGCTGGGACCCCAAGGAGACCTGGGCCTTCATCACCTGGGTTCTCTACGCAGCCCACCTCCACGCCCAGGCCACCGCCGGTTGGCGCGGGACCCGGGCCGCGTGGTTCGCCCTGGCGGGCTATGCCGCCTTCCTCTTCAACTTCTTCGGCGTGAACCTGTGGATCACCGGGCTCCACTCCTACGCCGGCGTCTGA
- a CDS encoding IS481 family transposase, translating to MSHATHANAALTPRARLKLARLIVDHGWKPARAAERYDVSWRTAKKWADRYQAEGPAGMVDRSSAPRQQPNRTPAPVVRKIVHLRWKQRLGPVEIGDRLGMPSSTVYAVLVRCRLNRLTHIDRTTGEPVRRYEHEKPGDLIHVDVKKLGRVPDGGGWRYVGRKQGNRNRAATPDLPRNRWRNPLTGTCYLHTVIDDHSRVAYVEAHNDETKETAAAVLRNAVAWFADRGVTVQRVISDNGSCYKSNLWKQTCSDLGITPKKTRPYRPQTNGKIERFHRTLAEGWAFKKFYNSESARLAALPAWVHEYNHHRPHSAIGKATPITRLDNLAGHHN from the coding sequence GTGTCCCACGCTACCCATGCAAACGCTGCTCTGACCCCGCGCGCCCGGCTCAAGCTGGCGCGTCTGATCGTCGATCACGGCTGGAAACCGGCTCGAGCCGCGGAGCGCTACGACGTGTCGTGGCGGACCGCGAAGAAGTGGGCTGACCGCTACCAGGCCGAGGGGCCAGCGGGGATGGTGGACCGGTCCTCGGCGCCGCGCCAGCAGCCGAACCGGACTCCCGCGCCGGTGGTGCGGAAGATCGTCCACCTGCGGTGGAAGCAGCGGCTGGGTCCGGTCGAGATCGGCGACCGGCTCGGCATGCCGTCCTCGACCGTGTACGCGGTGCTGGTCCGCTGCCGGCTCAACCGGCTCACGCACATCGACCGCACCACTGGGGAGCCCGTCCGCCGCTACGAACACGAAAAGCCAGGCGACCTGATCCACGTCGACGTCAAGAAGCTCGGCCGGGTGCCCGACGGCGGCGGCTGGCGCTACGTCGGCCGCAAGCAGGGCAACCGGAACCGGGCGGCGACGCCCGACCTTCCCCGCAACAGGTGGCGCAATCCGCTGACTGGGACCTGCTACCTGCACACCGTCATCGACGACCACTCACGAGTCGCGTACGTGGAGGCCCACAACGATGAGACCAAGGAAACCGCAGCGGCCGTGCTGCGCAACGCGGTCGCCTGGTTTGCCGACCGGGGCGTGACCGTCCAGCGGGTGATCAGCGACAACGGCAGCTGCTACAAGTCGAACCTCTGGAAGCAGACCTGTAGCGACCTGGGCATCACACCGAAGAAGACCAGGCCCTACCGACCGCAGACCAACGGCAAGATCGAGCGCTTCCACCGCACCCTCGCCGAGGGGTGGGCGTTCAAGAAGTTCTACAACTCCGAGTCAGCCCGACTCGCGGCTCTGCCAGCATGGGTCCACGAGTACAACCACCACCGGCCCCACTCAGCAATCGGGAAGGCCACACCCATCACCAGGTTGGACAACCTGGCTGGGCATCACAACTAG